A single Acidobacteriota bacterium DNA region contains:
- a CDS encoding anthranilate synthase component I family protein yields MTPPIHAIDHWVSRPCAAEPADFFDRRGDAAFALLLGGAGVSRWTVLGREPLLETDDPQRCPVVPEVRGAPPAIRPDWIGWVSYEYAHDLEPRYLPSPRPDPAGLPRRHFALYGKVDVLDAVTGTLHSLDRRVEGVDVPPGETLRTERGPFLARRVSDTESDVTFGEKVQAIRDAIRRGDVYQVNLTRQETWEVRGALPIFARRLFDANPAPFSAFIADRRFQIVSSSPERFLRRENGRVFSQPIKGTAPRSGDSAEDRRLADALLACPKNRSELAMIVDLIRNDLSRFCVPGSVRVEAFPSLESFANVHHLVATVAGEPGAGAGFGETMAAMFPCGSITGCPKLAAMRFIREIEPAVRGVYTGAVGWVSGDGLQMDFNVAIRTCTVADGLLRFGVGGGIVWDSDPRDEYEETVHKGASIVRCLTM; encoded by the coding sequence GTGACGCCGCCGATCCACGCCATCGACCACTGGGTGAGCCGTCCCTGCGCGGCGGAGCCCGCGGATTTCTTCGACCGGCGGGGAGATGCCGCCTTCGCCCTGCTGCTGGGCGGCGCCGGCGTGTCGCGCTGGACCGTCCTGGGGCGGGAGCCGCTCCTGGAGACCGATGACCCGCAACGGTGCCCCGTGGTCCCGGAGGTTCGCGGGGCGCCGCCGGCCATCCGCCCGGACTGGATCGGGTGGGTGTCCTACGAGTACGCCCACGACCTCGAGCCCCGCTACCTGCCGTCCCCCCGCCCGGATCCGGCCGGCCTCCCCCGCCGGCACTTCGCCCTCTACGGGAAAGTGGACGTCCTGGATGCCGTCACCGGGACCCTCCACTCCCTCGACCGGCGGGTGGAGGGTGTGGACGTCCCCCCCGGCGAAACCCTCCGGACGGAGCGGGGCCCCTTCCTTGCCCGGAGGGTCTCGGACACGGAGTCGGACGTCACGTTCGGGGAGAAGGTGCAGGCGATCCGAGACGCCATCCGCCGGGGGGACGTCTACCAGGTGAACCTCACCCGCCAGGAAACCTGGGAGGTCCGGGGGGCGCTCCCCATCTTCGCCCGACGGCTCTTCGACGCCAACCCGGCGCCGTTCTCCGCCTTCATCGCCGACCGGCGCTTCCAGATCGTCTCCTCTTCCCCGGAGCGCTTCCTGCGCCGGGAGAACGGCCGCGTCTTTTCCCAGCCCATCAAGGGCACGGCCCCCCGGTCCGGCGATTCCGCGGAAGACCGGCGGCTTGCCGACGCGCTCCTCGCCTGCCCCAAGAACCGTTCGGAGCTGGCCATGATCGTGGACCTGATCCGCAACGACCTGTCGCGGTTCTGCGTCCCGGGGAGCGTCCGCGTCGAGGCCTTCCCAAGCCTGGAGAGCTTCGCGAACGTCCACCACCTGGTGGCCACCGTGGCGGGGGAACCCGGGGCGGGCGCGGGGTTCGGGGAAACGATGGCGGCCATGTTCCCCTGCGGGTCCATCACCGGGTGCCCGAAACTGGCCGCCATGCGCTTCATCCGGGAGATCGAGCCGGCGGTCCGGGGGGTCTACACCGGGGCCGTCGGCTGGGTCAGCGGCGACGGCCTTCAGATGGACTTCAACGTCGCGATCCGGACCTGCACCGTCGCCGACGGCCTCCTTCGCTTCGGCGTGGGCGGCGGCATCGTCTGGGACTCCGACCCCCGGGACGAGTACGAGGAAACCGTCCACAAGGGGGCTTCCATCGTCCGGTGCCTGACGATGTGA
- a CDS encoding aminotransferase class IV — translation MLELSEQTRFELPASGLRHGDGLFETLRVERGAPCFLDRHLARLEAGLAFLGMPELPPRPAVEAFLRGFLDRTGAGSGALRLVAVDGKLTFFFQPKSLEPPGPVKLTISRKVVRNSRSPLRSFKTLSYLENLLLVREAETEGAFDAVALNETGLMTDGGRTNLFVVQGDRVLTPPASSGCLPGVARSVLLDARMALEASLLPAELRSADAVFLTNALRGVIAVDTVLPEGDTEAAVFPDPRHPAILRARDALFMDDALRGERNREIVARLSASEHNGAW, via the coding sequence ATGCTTGAACTGAGTGAACAGACCCGATTCGAATTGCCCGCCTCCGGTCTTCGCCACGGCGACGGCCTCTTCGAGACCCTCCGGGTCGAGCGGGGGGCCCCGTGCTTTTTAGACCGCCACCTGGCCCGCCTGGAGGCCGGCCTCGCCTTCCTGGGGATGCCCGAACTGCCGCCCCGGCCCGCCGTCGAGGCGTTCCTGCGGGGGTTCCTCGACCGGACGGGGGCGGGGAGCGGCGCCCTTCGCCTCGTGGCCGTGGACGGGAAGCTGACGTTCTTCTTCCAGCCCAAGTCCCTGGAACCGCCGGGGCCGGTGAAGCTGACGATCTCGCGGAAGGTCGTCCGAAACAGCCGGAGCCCCCTGCGTTCCTTCAAGACGCTCTCCTACCTGGAGAACCTCCTCCTGGTGAGGGAGGCGGAAACCGAAGGCGCCTTCGACGCCGTGGCCCTCAACGAGACGGGCCTGATGACGGACGGGGGGAGGACCAACCTCTTCGTGGTGCAGGGGGACCGTGTCCTGACCCCGCCCGCCTCGTCGGGCTGCCTCCCCGGCGTGGCCCGGTCGGTGCTCCTGGATGCGCGGATGGCCCTGGAGGCGAGCCTGCTGCCCGCCGAGCTGCGGTCCGCCGACGCCGTCTTCCTCACCAACGCGCTCCGGGGCGTCATCGCCGTGGACACCGTGCTGCCCGAAGGGGATACCGAGGCCGCCGTGTTCCCGGACCCCCGTCACCCCGCCATCCTCCGGGCGCGGGACGCCCTGTTCATGGACGACGCGCTCCGGGGGGAGCGGAACCGGGAGATCGTCGCCCGCCTGAGCGCGTCGGAGCACAACGGGGCGTGGTGA
- a CDS encoding FtsX-like permease family protein — translation MTRTGFALRNAFRNKRRSALTVLSLGFSMLLLTLLMAVWRGFYLDDGSAESAQRVMTRHRISLTFFLPTSYRERIRAVPGVTAVAPMTWFGGRYIDDRPEHFFAQFGTDPEEICQVYREWEIPPEQLAAWKRDRSGAIAERKLAEKHGWSVGDRIVLQRNIFPVDLELTIRGFYHSPDGFQAVLFDHAYVEEAVRWAKGQAGVFAILTRSPSAVPRVAREIDDTFHNAPQPTKTESEKAFQLGFIEMLGNVKAFILSIAGAVMFAVILVCANTMAMSIRERVREVATLKTIGFTRGQVLALFVGEAAFLSGLGGATGVGLAHWMLSMAARSPMADFLSNIRVSGSTAAIAVGVALGVGLLSSMVPAWRASGLPITAGLRHVG, via the coding sequence GTGACCCGAACCGGTTTCGCCCTGCGCAACGCGTTCCGCAACAAGCGGCGGAGTGCGCTCACGGTGCTGAGCCTCGGCTTTTCCATGCTCCTGCTCACCCTGCTGATGGCCGTCTGGCGAGGGTTCTACCTGGATGACGGCAGCGCCGAGTCCGCCCAGCGCGTCATGACCCGGCACCGGATCTCCCTGACCTTCTTCCTGCCCACCTCTTACCGGGAGCGCATCCGGGCCGTCCCCGGCGTGACGGCGGTGGCGCCCATGACCTGGTTCGGCGGGCGCTACATCGACGACCGCCCCGAGCACTTCTTCGCCCAGTTCGGAACGGACCCGGAGGAGATCTGCCAGGTTTACCGGGAGTGGGAGATTCCTCCGGAACAGCTCGCGGCGTGGAAACGGGACCGTTCCGGCGCCATCGCCGAGCGGAAGCTGGCGGAGAAACACGGGTGGTCGGTGGGCGACCGGATCGTCCTGCAGCGGAACATTTTCCCCGTGGACCTGGAATTGACGATCCGCGGGTTCTACCACTCGCCCGACGGCTTCCAGGCCGTGCTCTTCGACCATGCCTACGTGGAGGAGGCGGTGCGGTGGGCGAAAGGGCAGGCGGGGGTGTTCGCGATCCTGACGCGCAGCCCCTCCGCCGTGCCCCGGGTGGCGCGGGAGATCGACGACACCTTCCACAACGCCCCCCAGCCCACCAAGACCGAGTCGGAGAAAGCGTTCCAGCTCGGCTTCATCGAGATGCTGGGGAACGTGAAGGCCTTCATCCTCTCCATCGCCGGCGCCGTGATGTTCGCCGTCATCCTGGTCTGCGCCAACACCATGGCCATGTCCATCCGGGAACGGGTCCGGGAGGTGGCCACCCTCAAGACCATCGGCTTCACCCGGGGCCAGGTCCTGGCGCTCTTCGTGGGGGAGGCGGCCTTCCTCTCGGGGTTGGGCGGCGCCACCGGGGTGGGGCTGGCCCACTGGATGCTCTCCATGGCCGCCCGGTCGCCCATGGCGGACTTCCTCTCCAACATCCGGGTGAGCGGGTCCACGGCGGCCATCGCCGTGGGGGTCGCCCTGGGCGTCGGCCTGCTCAGTTCGATGGTCCCGGCCTGGCGGGCCTCGGGGCTCCCCATCACCGCCGGCCTGCGGCACGTGGGGTGA